The Mus musculus strain C57BL/6J chromosome 2, GRCm38.p6 C57BL/6J genome has a window encoding:
- the Olfr354 gene encoding olfactory receptor 354, whose amino-acid sequence MGKISRVNQSVASDFLLLGLSEQPGEQPLLFGIFLGMYLVTMVGNLLIIFVISSDAHLHTPMYFFLANLSLTDACFTSASVPKMLANIYTQSQTISYSGCLTQLYFLLMFGGLDNCLLAVMAYDRYVAICQPLHYSTAMSPQLCALMLCTCWVLTNCPALMHTLLLTRVAFCAHTAIPHFYCDPSALLKLACSDTHINELMIITMGLVFLAVPLMLIVFSYVCISWAVLGIPSSGGRWKAFSTCGSHLTVVLLFYGSLMGVYLLPPSTHSTERESRAAVLYMIVIPMLNPFIYSLRNRDMKEAMGKLFGGGKTVFLL is encoded by the coding sequence ATGGGAAAAATAAGTAGAGTGAACCAATCTGTTGCTTCAGACTTCCTTCTTCTGGGACTCTCTGAACAGCCAGGGGAGCAGCCTCTTCTATTTGGCATCTTCCTGGGCATGTACCTGGTCACTATGGTGGGGAACCTACTCATCATCTTTGTCATCAGTTCTGATGCACACCTACATACTCCTATGTACTTCTTCTTAGCAAATCTCTCCTTAACTGATGCCTGTTTCACTTCTGCATCAGTACCCAAAATGCTTGCCAACATTTATACCCAGAGTCAAACCATCTCCTATTCTGGGTGTCTTACTCAGTTGTATTTTCTCCTGATGTTTGGCGGCCTCGACAACTGCCTTCTGGCTGTGATGGCATATGACCGCTATGTAGCCATCTGCCAGCCACTCCATTACAGCACAGCCATGAGTCCCCAACTTTGTGCATTAATGCTGTGTACATGCTGGGTGCTGACCAACTGTCCTGCCCTTATGCACACACTGCTGCTGACCCGTGTGGCTTTCTGTGCTCACACAGCCATCCCCCATTTCTACTGTGATCCCAGTGCTCTGCTGAAACTTGCCTGTTCTGACACCCACATTAATGAGCTGATGATCATTACCATGGGCTTGGTGTTTCTAGCTGTTCCTCTTATGTTGATTGTCTTCTCCTATGTCTGCATTTCCTGGGCTGTGTTGGGTATCCCTTCTTCTGGAGGGCGATGGAAAGCCTTTTCTACCTGTGGCTCCCATCTTACAGTTGTTCTTCTCTTCTATGGATCTCTGATGGGTGTGTATTTACTTCCCCCATCAACTCACTCTACAGAGAGGGAAAGTAGGGCTGCTGTTCTCTACATGATTGTAATTCCCATGCTGAACCCATTCATCTACAGCTTGAGGAACAGAGACATGAAAGAAGCTATGGGTAAACTTTTTGGTGGTGGAAAAACAGTTTTCTTATTGTAA